A portion of the Aphelocoma coerulescens isolate FSJ_1873_10779 chromosome 1, UR_Acoe_1.0, whole genome shotgun sequence genome contains these proteins:
- the LRRC58 gene encoding leucine-rich repeat-containing protein 58: MAAAGGEGPELEPGPELALEMEPESEPEPEPEPEPEPEQALAAELSARRSAEARRLVLSPRRLLGPLPTGLSQWFPALEVLDVSGTGLAEMGTELLSLPCLHTLLAKNNRLGGPGSLPKGLGQAPLARSLRVLNLSGNRFAEVPPALLQLRGLRSLSLGGNRLHGIPPDIQELQSLEFLYLGGNFITAIPPELAKLPSLRYLVLCDNKIQSIPPQLAQLHSLRSLSLHNNLLTYLPREILNLVHLEELSLRGNPLVVRFVRDLTYNPPSLQELAGRTVKTRNVPYTPSDLPESLVRYLSLASNCPNPKCGGVYFDSCVRQIKFVDFCGKYRLPLMHYLCSPECSSPFSSASQSSTSQSESDSEDEASVAAHRMQKVLLG, translated from the exons atggcggcggcgggcggggagggCCCTGAGCTGGAGCCGGGACCGGAGCTAGCTCTGGAGATGGAGCCGGAGTCGGAGCCCGAGCCCGAGCCAGAGCCCGAGCCGGAGCCCGAGCAGGCGCTGGCGGCGGAGCTGTCGGCGCGGCGCAGCGCGGAGGCGCGGCGGCTGGTGCTGTCGCCGCGGCGGCTGTTGGgcccgctgcctaccgggctGTCGCAGTGGTTCCCGGCGCTGGAGGTGCTGGACGTGAGCGGGACGGGGCTGGCGGAGATGGGCACGGAGCTGCTGTCCTTGCCGTGCCTCCACACGTTGCTGGCCAAGAACAACCGGCTTGGCGGGCCCGGCTCGCTGCCCAAGGGGCTGGGGCAGGCGCCGCTCGCCCGCTCCCTCCGCGTCCTCAACCTCAGCGGGAACCGCTTCGCCGAGGTGCCGCCCGCGCTGCTGCAGCTCCGCGGGCTGCGCAGCCTCAGCCTCGGCGGCAACCGGCTCCACGGCATCCCGCCCGACATCCAGGAGCTCCAAAG tttAGAGTTTCTATACCTTGGAGGGAATTTCATTACAGCAATTCCACCTGAATTAGCAAAACTGCCTTCTCTGAGGTATCTAGTTCTGTGTGACAACAAGATCCAGAGCATTCCACCTCAGCTGGCACA GCTGCATTCCCTGCGTTCCCTTAGCCTGCACAATAACCTGCTGACTTACCTTCCTCGAGAGATTCTTAACCTGGTCCACCTCGAAGAGCTGAGCTTGCGTGGGAACCCTCTGGTGGTGCGGTTTGTGCGTGACCTGACCTACAATCCCCCGAGCCTGCAGGAACTGGCTGGACGCACAGTTAAAACTCGCAACGTTCCCTACACTCCCAGCGATCTCCCAGAGAGTCTTGTCCGCTACCTGAGCCTGGCCAGCAACTGTCCCAATCCTAAATGCGGGG GTGTGTACTTTGACAGCTGCGTCAGACAGATCAAGTTCGTTGACTTCTGTGGGAAGTATCGGCTCCCGCTGATGCACTACCTGTGCTCCCCAGAGTGCTCCTCTCCCTTCAGCTCTGCCTCCCAGAGCTCCACTTCCCAGAGCGAGTCTGACTCTGAGGATGAGGCCAGCGTTGCTGCGCACAGGATGCAGAAAGTCCTTCTGGGATAA